One segment of Micromonospora parathelypteridis DNA contains the following:
- a CDS encoding protein meaA, with protein sequence MDETASSGRLPERDRPWVMRTYAGHSSATATNALFRRNLAKGQTGLSVAFDLPTQTGYDPDHELATGEVGRVGVPVAHLGDMRALFDGLPLAEMNTSMTINAPAMWLLALYGTVGLEQGAELARCAGTTQNDIVKEYLSRGTYIFPPAASLRLTADVVAYTLREMPRWNPVNICSYHLQEAGATPVQEVGFALATAVAVLDAVRDSGQVPAERMGDVVQRISFFVNAGVRFVEEIAKMRAFGVLWDEITRDRYAVTEAKQRRFRYGVQVNSLGLTEAQPENNIQRIVLEMLGVTMSRDARARAVQLPAWNEALGLPRPWDQQWSLRMQQVLAYESDLLEYPDLFDGSHVMTALVDEIVTGARVELDKVLELGGVVAAVESGYLKSALVGSLAERRRRMESGADVVVGVNRYPETEPSPLTATGAKAVEQVDPAVEAAAADGVHRWRADRDAAAVDAALARLRADAATTTNLMAATLECVRAGVTTGEWAGALRQVFGEYRAPTGLAGATGSGGDPGLAAVRERVAATARELGSGRLRLLVGKPGLDGHSNGAEQIAVRARDAGFEVVYQGIRLTAGQIVAAAVEEDVDLVGLSVLSGSHLAAVPAVLDGLRAAGRADLPVVVGGIIPAGDADTLRAAGVARVFTPKDFALTGIIDDLVTVIRSANDLP encoded by the coding sequence ATGGATGAGACGGCATCTTCGGGGCGTCTGCCCGAGCGGGACCGCCCGTGGGTGATGCGCACCTACGCCGGCCACTCGTCGGCCACCGCGACCAACGCCCTCTTCCGGCGCAACCTGGCAAAGGGGCAGACCGGCCTCTCGGTCGCCTTCGACCTGCCCACCCAGACCGGGTACGACCCGGACCACGAGCTGGCCACCGGTGAGGTCGGCCGAGTCGGCGTGCCGGTGGCGCACCTCGGCGACATGCGGGCGCTCTTCGACGGCCTCCCGCTCGCCGAGATGAACACCTCGATGACCATCAACGCGCCGGCGATGTGGCTGCTGGCCCTCTACGGCACCGTCGGGCTGGAGCAGGGCGCCGAGCTGGCCCGCTGCGCCGGCACCACCCAGAACGACATCGTCAAGGAGTACCTGTCCCGGGGGACGTACATCTTCCCGCCGGCGGCGTCGCTGCGGCTCACCGCGGACGTCGTGGCGTACACGCTGCGCGAGATGCCCCGGTGGAACCCGGTCAACATCTGCTCGTACCACCTCCAGGAGGCCGGTGCCACGCCCGTGCAGGAGGTCGGCTTCGCGCTGGCCACCGCCGTCGCTGTGCTCGACGCGGTCCGCGACTCCGGCCAGGTGCCGGCCGAGCGGATGGGTGACGTGGTGCAGCGGATCTCGTTCTTCGTCAACGCGGGTGTGCGCTTCGTCGAGGAGATCGCCAAGATGCGCGCGTTCGGCGTGCTCTGGGACGAGATCACCCGGGACCGGTACGCGGTCACCGAGGCCAAGCAACGACGGTTCCGCTACGGCGTGCAGGTCAACTCGCTCGGCCTCACCGAGGCGCAGCCGGAGAACAACATCCAGCGCATCGTGCTGGAGATGCTCGGCGTGACGATGTCCCGCGACGCCCGGGCCCGCGCGGTGCAACTGCCGGCCTGGAACGAGGCGCTCGGCCTGCCTCGCCCCTGGGATCAGCAGTGGTCGCTGCGGATGCAGCAGGTCCTCGCGTACGAGTCGGATCTGCTCGAATATCCGGACCTCTTCGACGGCTCGCACGTGATGACCGCGCTGGTCGACGAGATCGTCACCGGTGCCCGGGTCGAGCTGGACAAGGTGCTGGAGCTGGGCGGTGTGGTCGCCGCCGTGGAGAGCGGGTATCTCAAGAGTGCCCTCGTCGGCTCGCTGGCCGAGCGCCGCCGTCGGATGGAGTCCGGCGCCGACGTGGTGGTCGGCGTCAACCGGTACCCCGAGACCGAACCCTCTCCGCTGACCGCCACCGGTGCGAAGGCTGTCGAGCAGGTCGATCCCGCGGTCGAGGCCGCCGCCGCTGACGGCGTACACCGGTGGCGTGCCGACCGGGACGCGGCCGCCGTCGACGCGGCACTGGCCCGGCTGCGCGCGGACGCCGCGACCACCACCAACCTGATGGCGGCCACCCTGGAGTGCGTCCGGGCCGGGGTGACCACCGGCGAGTGGGCCGGCGCGCTGCGCCAGGTCTTCGGCGAGTACCGGGCACCGACCGGCCTGGCCGGCGCCACCGGCAGCGGCGGCGACCCGGGCCTCGCCGCCGTCCGCGAGCGGGTCGCCGCCACCGCCCGCGAGCTGGGCAGCGGCCGGCTGCGGCTGTTGGTCGGCAAACCTGGCCTGGACGGGCACTCCAACGGCGCGGAGCAGATCGCGGTACGCGCCCGCGACGCCGGATTCGAGGTCGTCTACCAGGGCATCCGGCTGACCGCTGGGCAGATCGTCGCCGCCGCCGTGGAGGAGGACGTCGACCTGGTCGGGCTGTCGGTGCTCTCCGGTTCGCACCTGGCCGCCGTGCCCGCCGTGCTCGACGGGCTGCGGGCCGCCGGCCGGGCGGACCTGCCGGTGGTCGTGGGAGGCATCATCCCCGCCGGTGACGCGGACACGCTCAGGGCGGCCGGGGTGGCCCGGGTCTTCACCCCGAAGGACTTCGCCCTCACCGGCATCATCGACGACCTGGTGACGGTCATCCGGAGCGCCAACGACCTGCCCTGA
- a CDS encoding ABC transporter ATP-binding protein: MDDELAISVRGLRKAYGDNVAVAGVDLDVHRGEVFALLGPNGAGKTTTVEILEGYRRRDAGEVTVLGTDPAHPAADWRSRVGIVLQGTGEFDELTVAEVLRHFSGFYPDADDPDKVIERVGLAGKAKARTHTLSGGQKRRLDVALGIIGRPELLFLDEPTTGFDPEARREFWELIRDLAAAGTTIVLTTHYLDEAEALADRVGVIAGGRLVEVAAPNRLGNRQEALATVSWRTPDGTLESAQSATPTALVADLAARYGGEVPGLTVTRPTLEDVYLTMIGHAR; this comes from the coding sequence ATGGATGACGAGCTGGCCATCTCCGTCCGAGGGCTGCGCAAGGCGTACGGCGACAACGTCGCGGTGGCGGGCGTGGATCTCGACGTCCACCGCGGCGAGGTGTTCGCGCTGCTCGGCCCGAACGGCGCCGGCAAGACCACCACGGTGGAGATCCTGGAGGGTTACCGACGCCGGGACGCCGGCGAGGTCACCGTGCTCGGCACGGACCCGGCCCATCCTGCCGCCGACTGGCGCTCCCGCGTCGGCATCGTGCTCCAGGGCACCGGCGAGTTCGACGAGTTGACCGTGGCCGAGGTGCTCCGACACTTCTCCGGCTTCTACCCCGACGCGGACGACCCGGACAAGGTGATCGAGCGGGTCGGGCTGGCCGGCAAGGCGAAGGCCCGTACGCACACCCTCTCCGGCGGGCAGAAGCGCCGCCTGGACGTGGCACTGGGCATCATCGGGCGCCCCGAGCTGCTCTTCCTCGACGAGCCGACCACCGGCTTCGACCCGGAGGCCCGCCGCGAGTTCTGGGAGCTGATCCGCGACCTCGCCGCCGCCGGCACCACCATCGTGCTGACCACCCACTACCTGGACGAGGCCGAGGCACTCGCCGACCGGGTCGGTGTGATCGCCGGAGGCCGGCTGGTCGAGGTGGCCGCCCCGAATCGGCTGGGCAATCGGCAGGAGGCGCTCGCGACGGTCTCCTGGCGTACCCCGGACGGGACGCTGGAGAGTGCGCAGAGCGCGACGCCGACGGCCCTGGTGGCCGACCTGGCCGCGCGCTACGGCGGCGAGGTCCCCGGGCTCACCGTGACCCGGCCGACCCTGGAGGACGTCTACCTCACCATGATCGGACACGCACGATGA